The Aequorivita sublithincola DSM 14238 genome window below encodes:
- a CDS encoding gliding motility lipoprotein GldH: MNRFLLLFLAAISLVSCESNIVFSETRAMDGEWGADEVVEFKLPQLDSLKSYDLFVNIRNNNEYKFNNLFLILSMNFPHGKTITDTIEYRMANPDGSWMGQGIGNVKENKLLYKQSVSFLEEGIYSIDIAQAMRNNGNVEGVTKLEGITDVGFSVEETTKQ; this comes from the coding sequence ATGAATAGATTCTTATTACTTTTTTTGGCTGCTATTTCCCTCGTTTCTTGCGAGTCTAATATTGTTTTTAGCGAAACACGCGCAATGGACGGAGAATGGGGCGCAGATGAAGTGGTAGAATTTAAACTTCCGCAGCTTGATTCGCTTAAAAGTTATGATTTATTTGTAAATATTAGAAACAACAACGAATACAAGTTCAACAATCTATTTTTAATATTATCAATGAATTTTCCTCACGGAAAAACCATTACCGATACAATTGAATACCGAATGGCTAACCCAGATGGCTCTTGGATGGGGCAGGGAATTGGTAATGTAAAGGAAAATAAACTTTTGTATAAACAGAGTGTATCCTTTTTAGAAGAAGGAATTTACTCAATAGATATAGCACAAGCAATGCGCAATAATGGCAATGTGGAAGGCGTTACAAAACTTGAAGGCATTACAGATGTTGGTTTCAGCGTTGAGGAAACTACCAAACAGTAA
- a CDS encoding rhodanese-related sulfurtransferase: MQLYNKLSAKERETLLEQAGEERLTLSFYQYAKIDNPNLFRNHLFVTWFEQDVLGRIYVAHEGINAQLSVPAKRFKEFKEFLDGVYFLKDVRLNIAIEQDLKSFLKLKVKVRDKIVADGLNDETFDVTNKGIHVDALKFNELIEDPDVVLVDMRNHYESEIGHFKNALTPDVDTFRDSLDIIEEDLKDHKEDKKLVMYCTGGIRCEKASAYYKHKGFKNVFQLEGGIIEYARQVENQGLENKFIGKNFVFDHRRGERITEDVIAHCHQCGEACDTHTNCANEACHLLFIQCSTCAIAMENCCSEECVEIIHLPEDEQKTLRQGIPNSNKIFKKGRSEKLRFKK, encoded by the coding sequence ATGCAACTGTACAATAAATTAAGTGCAAAAGAGAGGGAAACACTTTTGGAACAGGCCGGCGAGGAACGGCTTACCCTTTCTTTTTATCAATATGCCAAAATTGACAATCCAAATCTTTTCAGAAATCATCTTTTTGTAACTTGGTTTGAGCAGGACGTTCTTGGTCGAATATATGTTGCTCATGAAGGTATAAACGCTCAACTTTCCGTTCCAGCAAAACGATTTAAGGAATTTAAGGAATTTCTTGATGGAGTTTATTTTCTGAAAGACGTTCGTTTAAATATCGCCATTGAGCAAGATTTAAAATCCTTTTTAAAACTAAAAGTAAAAGTTCGCGATAAGATTGTTGCCGATGGTTTAAATGATGAAACTTTTGATGTTACCAACAAAGGAATTCACGTTGATGCTCTAAAATTCAACGAACTTATTGAAGATCCTGATGTGGTTTTGGTAGATATGCGAAACCATTACGAAAGTGAGATTGGTCATTTTAAAAACGCTTTAACACCAGATGTTGATACGTTTCGTGATTCTTTAGATATTATTGAAGAAGATTTAAAAGACCACAAAGAAGATAAAAAATTGGTTATGTATTGCACTGGAGGCATTCGTTGCGAAAAAGCCAGCGCATACTACAAACACAAAGGTTTTAAGAATGTTTTTCAACTGGAAGGAGGTATTATTGAATACGCTCGTCAGGTTGAAAACCAAGGTTTGGAAAATAAATTCATCGGGAAAAATTTCGTCTTCGATCATCGTCGTGGCGAACGTATTACGGAAGATGTAATTGCGCACTGCCATCAATGTGGCGAAGCTTGCGATACACATACAAATTGCGCCAACGAAGCCTGCCATTTGCTTTTCATTCAATGTTCAACATGTGCAATAGCAATGGAAAATTGTTGTTCTGAAGAATGTGTCGAAATAATTCATTTACCAGAAGACGAGCAGAAAACACTTCGCCAAGGTATCCCGAATAGCAATAAAATTTTTAAGAAAGGAAGGTCTGAGAAATTGAGGTTTAAGAAATAG
- a CDS encoding T9SS type A sorting domain-containing protein, which translates to MKKLLYILLFNITAISFAQNPQLFDNTWYLQKLNIDGIDYYTPNNSEIDFIPLNIYQEFLDTKVCLSLSGYQLTITNTDINIFEFIILPDNPCVLSENNDYENLYYNGFLEWQFLDKTFSYVIEEVGANLALTINNDSGDKAYYGNTPLTVNTFSNNLFSIFPNPVKNELTINSNQVTGKLNIKIFNIEGKLLSTQSLDIEKQTSIAISSLSNGIYFLNIEDEMGNTTVKKFIKE; encoded by the coding sequence ATGAAAAAATTACTGTACATTCTGTTATTCAACATCACTGCAATATCCTTTGCACAAAATCCACAGCTTTTTGATAATACTTGGTATCTTCAGAAATTAAACATTGATGGCATAGATTACTACACACCAAATAATAGTGAAATTGATTTTATTCCTTTAAATATTTATCAAGAATTTCTTGACACTAAGGTATGTTTAAGTCTATCTGGATATCAACTAACAATTACAAATACAGATATAAATATATTTGAATTTATAATATTACCTGATAATCCTTGTGTACTTTCTGAAAACAATGATTATGAGAATCTGTATTATAATGGTTTTCTAGAATGGCAATTTCTTGATAAAACCTTTTCTTATGTAATAGAAGAAGTAGGAGCTAATTTAGCTTTAACAATAAATAACGACAGTGGCGATAAAGCATATTACGGCAATACTCCTTTGACAGTTAATACTTTTAGCAACAATTTATTTTCCATCTTTCCCAATCCAGTAAAAAATGAATTAACCATAAATTCTAATCAAGTTACAGGAAAACTAAACATTAAAATCTTCAACATAGAAGGCAAGCTTTTAAGCACTCAAAGTTTAGATATTGAAAAGCAGACTTCCATAGCTATTTCAAGCCTTTCAAACGGTATTTACTTTTTAAATATTGAAGATGAAATGGGGAATACAACAGTTAAAAAATTTATTAAAGAATAA
- the recA gene encoding recombinase RecA, with protein sequence MSTEKDAKLKALKLTLDKLDKTYGKGTVMKMGDAAVEDVEVIPTGSLGLDVALGVGGYPRGRVIEIYGPESSGKTTLTLHAMAEAQKKGGIAAFIDAEHAFDRGYAEKLGVDVENLIISQPDNGEQALEIADNLIRSGAIDIVVIDSVAALTPKSEIEGEMGDSKMGLHARLMSQALRKLTGSISKTKCTVIFINQLREKIGVMFGNPETTTGGNALKFYASVRLDIRRSTQIKDSDSNAMGNKTRVKVVKNKVAPPFKQVEFDIMYGEGISKVGEIIDLGVDFEIIKKAGSWFSYDETKLGQGRDAVKNLLLDNPELMDELEKKIKDAIAAISK encoded by the coding sequence ATGAGCACTGAAAAAGACGCAAAACTAAAAGCATTAAAGCTAACTTTAGATAAACTTGACAAAACGTACGGCAAAGGAACCGTAATGAAAATGGGCGATGCCGCCGTGGAAGATGTAGAAGTAATTCCAACTGGCTCCCTTGGTCTTGACGTTGCACTTGGCGTAGGCGGTTACCCTCGCGGAAGAGTAATTGAAATATATGGCCCAGAATCTTCAGGTAAAACAACATTAACGCTTCACGCAATGGCAGAAGCCCAGAAAAAAGGAGGCATCGCTGCATTTATTGATGCAGAACACGCTTTTGATAGAGGTTATGCCGAAAAACTTGGCGTAGATGTAGAAAACCTTATCATTTCGCAACCAGACAACGGCGAACAAGCTTTGGAAATCGCCGATAACTTAATTAGAAGTGGCGCCATAGACATTGTGGTTATTGACTCCGTTGCCGCATTGACTCCAAAAAGTGAAATAGAAGGCGAAATGGGCGATAGCAAAATGGGGCTTCACGCCCGTTTGATGAGTCAGGCACTTCGAAAACTTACAGGCTCAATTAGCAAAACAAAATGTACCGTAATATTCATTAACCAGTTACGTGAAAAGATTGGTGTAATGTTCGGAAACCCAGAAACTACAACTGGTGGAAACGCTTTGAAATTCTACGCTTCTGTGCGTTTAGACATTCGTCGTTCCACGCAAATAAAAGATAGCGACAGCAATGCAATGGGTAATAAAACTCGTGTAAAAGTGGTAAAAAACAAAGTTGCGCCACCCTTCAAACAAGTGGAGTTTGACATTATGTATGGCGAAGGAATCTCCAAAGTTGGTGAAATTATTGACCTTGGCGTTGACTTCGAAATCATAAAAAAAGCAGGCTCTTGGTTCAGCTATGATGAAACTAAACTTGGGCAAGGCCGCGATGCTGTTAAAAATCTTCTTTTAGACAATCCAGAACTAATGGACGAGCTAGAAAAGAAAATAAAAGACGCTATTGCAGCAATAAGCAAATAA
- a CDS encoding PSP1 domain-containing protein, with translation MSCTSCATGANGQPKGCKNNGTCGTDGCNKLTVFDWLSNMQLPADMEPFNVAEVRFKNGRKEFFQNPENLTLSIGDVIATEASPGHDIGIVTLTGELVRVQMKKKKVPLNIEVLPKIYRKASQKDIDIWQGVRDKEADVQKRSREIAIRHGLHMKISDVEFQGDASKVIFYYTAEERVDFRELIKEFARTFNTRIEMKQVGFRQEAARLGGIGSCGRELCCSTWLTDFRSVNTSAARYQQLSLNPQKLAGQCGKLKCCLNYELDTYLEALESFPSTDTKLQTEKGYASCQKIDIFKGLLWYTYDKDFMNWHELTAEKANEIIALNKKGQKPLALEEFIVEVPKVEKEPYSNVVGQDSLTRFDQPKQKGKKRRNKSRNKEKVGAATENPQKNNSKTKPSKNTRNKPSNKNRNPKPPKNE, from the coding sequence ATGAGCTGTACCAGCTGTGCCACAGGCGCCAACGGACAGCCAAAAGGATGCAAGAACAATGGTACTTGCGGAACCGATGGCTGCAACAAACTTACGGTGTTTGACTGGCTTTCAAATATGCAACTTCCCGCCGATATGGAACCCTTCAATGTGGCGGAAGTGCGCTTTAAAAACGGAAGAAAAGAATTCTTTCAAAACCCTGAAAATCTTACTTTAAGCATTGGCGACGTGATAGCAACAGAAGCTTCACCAGGCCATGACATTGGGATTGTAACGCTTACCGGAGAACTGGTTCGCGTGCAAATGAAGAAAAAAAAAGTTCCACTAAACATTGAAGTCCTCCCAAAAATCTACCGAAAAGCATCTCAAAAAGATATTGATATTTGGCAAGGTGTTCGCGATAAAGAAGCCGATGTTCAAAAGCGTTCGCGCGAAATCGCCATTCGTCACGGACTTCATATGAAAATTAGTGATGTGGAATTTCAGGGCGATGCTTCAAAAGTTATTTTTTATTACACTGCTGAAGAAAGAGTTGATTTCCGTGAATTGATAAAGGAATTTGCAAGAACTTTCAACACGCGTATTGAAATGAAGCAAGTTGGTTTCCGTCAAGAAGCGGCACGTTTGGGAGGAATTGGTAGTTGTGGTCGCGAGCTTTGTTGTTCTACTTGGTTAACGGATTTTCGTTCAGTAAACACTTCCGCAGCGCGCTATCAGCAACTTTCATTAAATCCGCAAAAACTGGCAGGACAATGTGGAAAGCTGAAATGTTGTCTTAATTATGAATTGGATACTTATTTGGAAGCGTTGGAGTCTTTCCCAAGTACAGACACTAAACTTCAAACTGAAAAAGGATACGCCTCTTGTCAAAAAATAGATATTTTTAAAGGATTGCTTTGGTACACTTACGATAAAGATTTTATGAATTGGCACGAGCTTACCGCTGAAAAAGCCAATGAAATTATAGCACTAAACAAAAAAGGCCAAAAGCCATTGGCGTTGGAAGAATTTATTGTTGAAGTACCAAAAGTGGAAAAAGAACCATACAGCAATGTAGTGGGTCAAGATAGTTTAACGCGCTTTGACCAACCGAAACAAAAAGGGAAAAAACGAAGAAACAAAAGCCGAAATAAAGAAAAAGTTGGAGCTGCCACTGAAAATCCTCAAAAAAATAATTCAAAAACAAAGCCCTCAAAAAATACAAGGAATAAGCCCAGCAATAAAAACAGAAATCCCAAGCCACCAAAAAATGAATAG
- a CDS encoding outer membrane beta-barrel protein, with amino-acid sequence MKEKKNIDTIFNEGFKNLEATPSPRVWENIQTELNKEKKERKVIPLWIKLGGVAALIALMLTVGNSLYDSSNTIAPSITNETINNSEEQLHENKTEVEKLNNDSQVAAEEKTLQSEDSQDLNTSEDNTSNTNGENKPSNNKLINSSEKSSRSVVASNTSESNSLNTKVNSQKNLDEKDTVKNKLNEGIASSKNASEKTNSENKVKETKEVFINKENDNFNKNKEGIAANNKVEKVSGENQGKNSETINSDKKENIAQAEKTLEKDYKNKKSIFDEIAEKDEVAVTENKKKQKPEQRWNVAPNVAPVYYSNLGNGSSIDPSFADNPQKGDVNMSYGVQVSYALSNRLSVRTGVNNVDLSYSTSGIEVGTGPVAVALSSVDYGSRSIVITAVDAGSFAMASPSNGFGDIMPKSTQGDARLIQNLNYYEVPLELKYAVIDSKIGVNLIGGLSTLFLGNNEISVKADNFTDVLGEANNLSTVSFSTNVGLGLDYKLSKKFTFNIEPMFKYQLNPYTDSSVNFKPYYLGVYSGLSFKF; translated from the coding sequence ATGAAAGAAAAGAAAAACATAGACACCATTTTTAATGAAGGTTTCAAAAATCTTGAAGCCACTCCTTCGCCGCGCGTTTGGGAAAACATCCAAACCGAGCTTAACAAGGAGAAAAAAGAACGCAAAGTTATTCCGCTGTGGATAAAACTTGGCGGTGTTGCTGCGTTAATTGCTTTGATGTTGACGGTTGGTAACTCATTATATGATTCTTCGAATACTATTGCGCCTTCAATAACTAATGAAACTATAAATAATTCTGAAGAGCAACTTCACGAAAATAAAACTGAAGTTGAAAAACTGAATAATGATTCTCAAGTTGCTGCTGAAGAAAAAACCCTTCAAAGTGAGGATTCTCAAGATTTAAATACTTCAGAAGATAATACTTCAAATACTAATGGAGAGAACAAACCTTCAAATAATAAATTGATTAATTCTTCTGAAAAATCAAGTCGCAGTGTAGTTGCTTCCAATACTTCAGAATCAAATTCTTTAAATACTAAAGTGAATTCTCAAAAGAATTTAGATGAAAAGGATACTGTAAAAAATAAGTTGAATGAAGGAATTGCTTCTTCAAAAAATGCTTCGGAAAAAACGAATTCAGAGAATAAAGTAAAAGAAACAAAAGAAGTCTTTATAAATAAGGAGAACGATAACTTCAATAAAAATAAAGAGGGAATCGCTGCAAATAACAAAGTTGAAAAGGTTTCTGGAGAAAATCAGGGAAAAAATTCTGAAACGATCAATTCAGATAAAAAGGAAAATATAGCCCAAGCTGAAAAAACTTTAGAAAAAGATTACAAAAACAAAAAATCTATTTTCGATGAGATAGCTGAAAAAGATGAAGTTGCTGTTACTGAAAATAAAAAGAAACAAAAACCAGAACAACGTTGGAATGTTGCTCCGAATGTAGCACCAGTTTATTACAGTAATCTTGGTAATGGTTCATCCATAGACCCAAGTTTTGCGGACAATCCTCAAAAAGGAGATGTAAATATGAGTTATGGAGTGCAAGTGAGTTATGCTTTAAGCAATCGTTTAAGCGTTCGCACAGGAGTAAATAATGTAGATTTAAGTTACAGTACTTCGGGTATTGAAGTTGGTACTGGACCGGTGGCTGTCGCATTGAGTTCTGTTGATTATGGCAGTAGGAGTATTGTTATTACTGCAGTCGATGCCGGATCATTTGCAATGGCAAGTCCATCAAATGGTTTTGGTGATATTATGCCAAAATCTACTCAAGGTGATGCAAGACTTATTCAAAATTTGAATTATTACGAAGTGCCACTAGAGCTAAAATATGCTGTTATTGACAGTAAAATTGGTGTAAACTTAATTGGTGGTTTAAGTACTTTATTTTTAGGCAACAACGAAATTTCAGTAAAAGCAGACAATTTTACTGATGTGCTGGGAGAAGCCAATAATCTCTCCACTGTAAGTTTTTCAACTAACGTCGGGCTGGGATTGGACTACAAACTGTCCAAAAAATTTACGTTTAATATTGAGCCAATGTTTAAATACCAGCTCAACCCTTATACCGATTCCTCTGTAAACTTTAAGCCTTATTATTTGGGCGTTTACAGCGGATTGAGTTTCAAGTTTTAG
- a CDS encoding RNA polymerase sigma factor has protein sequence MTLDELIIKCKKHDATAQGELYKQYNRVLFAICLRYSPNYTEAEDNLQDAFIIIFKKIEQYNGKGSFEGWMKRVTVNTVLQKYRKQKTYQIVDEGQIEDEAEVEIESEEIPLDFLLKIVQELPDRYRLVFSMYVMDGYQHKEIAEMLGISDGTSKSNLARARMILKNKIEDYNAKNYNT, from the coding sequence TTGACGTTAGACGAGCTCATAATAAAATGTAAAAAGCACGATGCAACGGCGCAGGGCGAATTGTACAAGCAGTACAACAGAGTCCTTTTTGCCATCTGTCTTCGGTATTCTCCAAATTATACGGAGGCTGAGGATAATTTGCAGGATGCTTTTATAATCATTTTCAAAAAAATTGAGCAATATAACGGTAAAGGTTCTTTTGAAGGATGGATGAAACGGGTAACAGTAAATACCGTTCTTCAGAAATATAGAAAACAAAAAACCTATCAAATCGTTGATGAAGGTCAGATTGAAGATGAAGCGGAAGTTGAAATTGAAAGCGAAGAAATTCCATTGGATTTTCTGCTGAAAATTGTGCAAGAGCTTCCAGATAGGTACAGATTGGTTTTCAGTATGTACGTGATGGACGGCTATCAACATAAAGAGATAGCAGAAATGTTAGGAATCAGCGATGGTACGTCTAAATCAAACCTGGCACGCGCCAGAATGATTTTGAAAAATAAGATTGAAGACTATAATGCTAAAAATTATAACACTTAA